One Echeneis naucrates chromosome 16, fEcheNa1.1, whole genome shotgun sequence genomic window, ctcgccagatgcccttcctgacacaaccctccccatttgtccgggcttgggaccagcacaagGCTACCACTGGTTTGTATTGTTGCTGGGGTTTGAAGCCTGggtgctctaccactgagctatgtcCCTGGGCCAATTAAAaccatgttaaataaatataaacctaTCTGCTTTTCTTAATATCTTATCTCCAAAACTTTGAAATGACAGCCAAAGAGAAGGCTCATTGCAGAATGAGTTTGTTTCACTTGTGTTATGGTTAGTTTCTACCCTcgttcatttatcttctaccggtcatccgtttccaggtcagggaggtgctagagccaatcccagcttgcATTGGGGCGGGGGTacatcagagggccaacacacagagagagacaaagacaaactaTCACTTACACATGTGTCTTTTTTATACATCGTAGGACTGTGTGAAGAAACCCAGTaaaaaggagtaaaaaggaaatccagagtacctggaggaaacccacgcaaaccCAGGAACAAGCAACCTTGTAGTTTTGAGGCATTATAACCattatgctgccatgctgcctggTTTTCACCCTCTTCTATTGATGTCAATCAATTCCTGCGTTTGTGAGCATCCAGTGtcgtgcaagtgtgtgtgtttgtcagtgtctgTACATCTAGCTGTGtgtcagctgatcagctgctCAAATATCGGAGCAGTCATAAAGTAATTGCTCCACCTGCAGCTGTCACCTGTAGCAGGGTTGCTGTGACAAAAAcctgagagcagagacagagagcccAGAATGGATTGGCGAAGCCCTCAAACTTGGGCGGCTTATGACAAAATGGTAACTCCTATATTAAAACTGACCAGATGGTGACTGCTGTAACAAGTTCCTGAGGCAGTGGatggatttttgttgtttctagAGTCTAAAATGTGGACAACACAGCAATGTAAAACAACAGAGACAGTTCTGCTGTTCGCCCAAGTAATTGGAGCGAATTGGAGACATAGATAGTGGACATGTCCTTCAGAGGCTCACAGATCAAATTCTGTTTGACTCACTACTAAAGTAGACACATTgtctgaaacaggaagagaatCTCTTCTATTTCCGAGAAAACGGTGTGGCTAGTTCATACTATGGGTCAGTGAGAATGATTTATCAGTATTTTTTCAGGTAATTGTCACCTCAGTTCTCCACTCTAGTGAAACTACACACTACTCTAACTGAACATTTTGTGCAATATACACTcattataaactgaaaatatgtCAAAACTGAGCATGATATTTGAACAGTTGCTGCTCAAAAAGCATAAAAGATAATGAAATAGATCAAAACAGTGATGAACAGACAAGACTTTTGTCACTTGAACGCAGTCTGGAGCTGAAAGTATGGGGAAGTAGCAGTAAAAggttgaaaatgtgaaagtcaAATTGCCCACAAATACGCAAACGTAGTAGATTTTTTGGATGCATTTGGCCATTTATGCCACCAAAAATGTGTCTCCGGTAGAGAAAATCCTTAGCACACTGACTGATACCAAGCTGCACGTTTTGATACATAATTGGCCTGAGTTTTCTCAAAGCCCTAGGACAAGTAgcaaattgaaatgttttcGCTTCCGTTCTCTtcagaaagaagaataagaaatgCAAGTAAAAACAATATTGACTTGGTGCAGGGGGCCGAGGCATGAATAAGAAATTCAACcagtaacaataacaacaatggtCCAACGACAGGTCCAGTGGCTTGGTGCGGAGCCCCTAGGCACAAATAAGAAATGCAAGTAATAACAATACAGAAATACGTTACCTGAACCATTTCATCCATGGGTGTGACATCAAAGCCCTCACATTTTCCACATGGCGCTCTTATCCTCCACAAATCCTAACAAAGGCAGTAAGAAAAAGAGTTATTCAACTGACTTATTTTTAAACAGTTATTATTCTATTACCGTTATAAAATGTGTCATACATACATATTTCTATGCATCTATGAAATATTCCCTTCTGTCTCACCTGGAATTCCACAGCAACCATGTGAAGTGTGGCAGAGCAGGGGAGGATGGTGGCACTGGGCTGCAGGAGTCCTGCCAAGGCAGTCCGACAGTACCAGAAGTAAAGGGAGTGCCAGGGTAAGAGGCTGGTGCTGAAGTACGGTTCACCCATCAGGACTGAGATCTGTTTGTGAGATTCTCACCGTCACATGTGAAGTTACATGTCTGgtatggtttgtttttttttttttgttttttttttttgtcttttcatttctggcctcaaatgtaataaaatatgtttgaatTCTAACAAATGACAACTGTAAAGTAAATAACTAAGGCAGCATTAATTTTTGCCATATGCGGAAAGGAAAAcagaattttttaaaaaacaagtAGATTTTTATGTCAGCGTTAAATGATGTGCATTTCCATCCACATGGTGACAGTTCTAAGAGGGTTTGTTCATGAGGGGCATAtttcacaccacacacagaaGATGCATTGTCAAAAGTGGTTATGAATGCAGCTTCAATTGTTGTGTTGATTTTGAAAGACTCTCTTTATGTCAgtattttttaatcagttaaTCATCAATGTCTCAGGTGTTTAGGCCTGTGGCTATAAGTCATCAAGTGCAGACTACAGAATTTCCCAGTTCAGGTAATAGTAACAGCAGCACACCCTGGCAGATAACACACACCATTACAGGCTTGTTCTCAAGGTACCTGTTCACCCAGGTCACCACTGGTTAGTTGGTCTGGCTTCATCTCCAGTAGCTCAACACCTCCTTTCATCAAGTTAGTTTCCAACACCTGTGGAGAAAATTTTTAGCATGATAATTTCTTCCTCACTTTTGCCTGAAGAGTTAATTGAGTGCAAAGTGCAAAGATATCAAGGAgcatctctctgctctccaaaGTTTATGTAGCCCTTTGAATAGTTGTCAGGTACCTGCTCAATAACTTGTTTGGACATTGTAGAGTTTTCCAAGCTCAAGACCTAAGCAGAAGTCAAGTGAATAAAAATATGAGTCATTAACATAGTCTGAGTGTGGTGTTTTGTTCTCTCCAGCATGTCCATGATCACAGCAGAGTACCTTCTTGGCTCCAAGCATATGAGCAAACACAGGAAGCAGGCTTCCATCActgacactgagacacacactgtccttTCTCAGAACCTGAAAGTAACACAGcaggtgaaacagaaaaaatatataaatctatCACAAATTAAAAGTCTGGATTCCAATCTGTCTTGACTTACACAGCACAATGCCTTGATGTATGTCTCTGTACGCTGACTGTCATTGAGTTCACCGAAACGAGGCCGAGTCCAAACCATGTGAGCTTGACAGGTGCAACATGGACGAGACGGAGGGGCTGTAGTCTGGTGgctgaaaacatgaacagtCTATTAGCTAGTTCAGGAGGGATATATGATCACATCATCACAATGAAATTTTGAAAAGACTATAGTACAAAATGTTGTATTAGTGTGTTTATACGAAATTTATGAAAAGCATCAATTGTCAAACATGCtataagaaaatgaaattaattttagaCTGCTGTCAGATCATGCCATGCTAGGTAGATATCATGCTGTCTTAGCTTTCCACAAGTATTGTACTAAAGGATTTTTCTGAGATAGCTGTTTTACCTGTTAGACTGGAGGCTATACCACAGACTGTAGTCATCATGGCATACAGTTAGACTGAGCTCATCTCCTTTTGTCACCCTGCTTTCCACAGGCAGGAAGTAGACACTCTGCATCCAATGGTCTCTccactaaaacacaacacaccattAACAATGGATGATGGGTGCCTGAATATAACTGTACTGTACAATATGCACTACAACTGACCGGAGCCATCTTTGGTTGTTGGTATGTCCAGCCAGGAGCCATGGTGCACACAATGTTTCCACTGGGATCCATGTCAAGGTCCCACCAGGACAGAACCACCTGTGCTTGACCACTGGACTGAGCCACAAATCGGGAGGAGTGAGACTGGAAGGTACTGCTTACTGGCTTACTAAAATCCACACTGAAAGGGAGAGACGAAATGCAGAGAAAGGATACAgaggatgtgaaaatgtttagagaaaactttttaaaagaaacatcttcatctttctcaCTTTCCCACCTGAACATCTTGCAGAGAGGACTCAGTGGGGTGAAGttgtttggggacacctggcTTAGCTGAATGTCGCACACTGAATGAGCTCCAGCACAGCGGCCCACATCAGGTGGGGGGACCAGACGGATTCCATCCACCtctgctggctgcagctgagCCCAACTCCACAGCAACTCTGACTCCACCAGCTGAGCGTAGATAGTGGCGCGATGAGGAACCGCCACACAGCCCTCCTAGAGACGACAGGCACAATCATTTAGAACACAAGACATAGACATCACTTCTTGGCCTCATGCAAACTGTTAAAATATCAGTAACACACCTGAACCAGGTTTTGATGAGCATGTTCATAGCTGGGTAGGGCTCCTTCACCTATGAGTTCTGTATCAAACAGTTCTGTTATGAGGACGTTGGCCTTCATTTGCATATCTCCatctgtaataaaataaatcacaaatacaACACATCTCAAACACAagcactgaaaggaaaatttGGTAAATGCAAACATccagcagtgtgtgtatgtgcttaaTTTGTCTCTGACCTTGTCCCACAGTCACATCAGTGGAGTGTTTGTTAATGATCTTGATCTTGTCAGAGAAGCCATTCTTTTCCACAATTCGCTGAGCTGCTTCAGCCATGGGTTTAAAAACCTtcagacaaaaggaaaacaagagactatatatatatatatatattgcattaATTGCATGCTGCTATTTTGTCCCTTCAGCAGCGTCCAGACGCTGTTGACATCACAGAGGTGaataaaactttgaataaaaataaaaaaatttgcttATGatagtttgtttaaaaaaaaacaaaaaacaaaaaaaactgctcacTAGACTAGTCTAAAGTAACTAGCCACTTGTGTAAAGCGGAATTAAAATAgttaatttttcacatttaattgaAGCTATATTTGTGAAGTAGACAATGTGTTTCCTCAGGACCATTTAACTTCTTTTGGTTTGAAATAAACCTAAAAGGCAACTTCATAAGGCTATTTTCTTTGATTCCCAATCAAGATACATTGTTGAGATATCCTTTACATGGTTATATTGTTGCAGCTGTTGGgattatataaatacaaattatgatatatatatatatatatatatatatatatatatatatatatatatatatatatatatatatatatatctacttCCTGCTATGTATCCTTCTGTTCCAATACACAggcaaaatgtgaatttttagTCATATTTAAGAAAGTTGATTAATTTTGACCCAGTTTCGCCTTTTTCAGCCAATGTTATCAAAGTCTCACATGGCCTCATTTGGACTGAAATGATTAGTGGTTAATCAGTTGATCACAATTTTATAAccaatatattttcatttatgcagCTTTGATaccaaacattttttattttaactgcatTGCGCAAGTCCACCTGCTGCAGATTACTTGTAGATTTATgacaagaaaaactgaatgcaATTAGGCTGGAGATCCAATTAGCATGCACAACTGATAGCGTTAGTATCCAACATGAGAGGGAACTAATTTGGTCCTGCTTATGTGCAGTATCCATTAAGTGTATACTTAGAGAATATGCACCTCAACAGCATAGCAGAAGTCAGCACCAGCGGTGACAGCCATCATTGACAGTAGGCCTGTTCCCGTCCCAATGTCCAAGATGATGACCTTCTTACCACACGCTTTTACTCTGGCCACAGCTGCCCGAATCCCTTGGTAGTACTTCTTATTCTGAAAGCAAGTACAAATGTCAGCTGTGCTACAAAGACACTCTGTGGTTGTTTATCTATTGATTGTTTTAAGTCATGACAGTTAGTAGAGTTTTTTCCAGATATTCCTATCAAGCCTATCAGTAATGTCTCCCAACACTCACCCTGTCATGATCATGCAGCATATCAGCATAACAGGACctgcaaaataaacacaccCATTTCAGATTTGAATGGAAGGACTACACGTTCAGATTAGGCCATTATGTTCTTTGGTGAGCTGTTGGCCCAGTGTAAagttatttacttatttattttatttttattattattattattattatttttttttttttttacagttgttCGATGTTCAACAACAAGTAAAAACTGAAGATATTGAAGATTATGATAGAATGCCCCCCCACCAGCCCATGCACAGTATCCAATGAGTGTGTATAATGCAGCTTGTATCCATGCTGCTGGGTCAGTGTTAGGCCTGGCTCACACTACAGGTTTCCCGGGCCGATTTTACCCCGATTCGCCCCTCCCGACAATCGGAGGCGCCCAGATCATTTTCAAAcatgtgtgaaatgtttttatcgGGATGATTTCGCTGAGGATGGCCATAGCCAATCAGAGAGACCC contains:
- the prmt7 gene encoding protein arginine N-methyltransferase 7 yields the protein MKTFCGRANPTTGALDWVEESEEYDYHQEIARSCYADMLHDHDRNKKYYQGIRAAVARVKACGKKVIILDIGTGTGLLSMMAVTAGADFCYAVEVFKPMAEAAQRIVEKNGFSDKIKIINKHSTDVTVGQDGDMQMKANVLITELFDTELIGEGALPSYEHAHQNLVQEGCVAVPHRATIYAQLVESELLWSWAQLQPAEVDGIRLVPPPDVGRCAGAHSVCDIQLSQVSPNNFTPLSPLCKMFSVDFSKPVSSTFQSHSSRFVAQSSGQAQVVLSWWDLDMDPSGNIVCTMAPGWTYQQPKMAPWRDHWMQSVYFLPVESRVTKGDELSLTVCHDDYSLWYSLQSNSHQTTAPPSRPCCTCQAHMVWTRPRFGELNDSQRTETYIKALCCVLRKDSVCLSVSDGSLLPVFAHMLGAKKVLSLENSTMSKQVIEQVLETNLMKGGVELLEMKPDQLTSGDLGEQISVLMGEPYFSTSLLPWHSLYFWYCRTALAGLLQPSATILPCSATLHMVAVEFQDLWRIRAPCGKCEGFDVTPMDEMVQQSLDFRESHEAEPHPLWEYPCRALTQSTAIMNFDFTECVPQQPISSQGSVPFIRNGCCHGIALWMEYHLTSDITVSAGLIKSITEQGDCEWSRHRKQGVYFFRSPWESSGDGRAGVSYSFTFEPSSGDIKMDFSFKCQQ